A genomic region of Halomonas aestuarii contains the following coding sequences:
- a CDS encoding HIT domain-containing protein, giving the protein MQDFEPDGRLVADTYPVTELPLCQLRLMDDARFPWLVLVPRRQAISEVFELEASAQQQLWREATEVGRALLEVMEGDKLNIASLGNVVAQLHVHVIVRRREDAAWPAPVWGHGRAEPYDPDGLADMRDTVLAVLEGLDLASGE; this is encoded by the coding sequence ATGCAGGATTTCGAGCCCGATGGCCGCCTGGTGGCGGACACCTACCCGGTCACCGAGCTACCGCTGTGTCAGCTGCGGCTGATGGATGATGCGCGCTTTCCCTGGCTGGTGCTGGTGCCCCGTCGCCAGGCGATCAGCGAGGTGTTCGAGCTCGAGGCCTCGGCCCAGCAGCAGCTGTGGCGGGAGGCCACGGAGGTGGGCAGGGCCCTGCTCGAGGTCATGGAGGGCGACAAGCTCAACATCGCCAGCCTGGGCAACGTGGTCGCCCAGCTGCACGTGCATGTCATCGTGCGCCGCCGCGAGGATGCCGCCTGGCCGGCGCCGGTCTGGGGCCACGGCAGGGCCGAGCCCTACGACCCGGACGGCCTCGCCGACATGCGTGACACGGTGCTGGCCGTGCTGGAGGGACTGGACCTGGCGTCAGGGGAGTAG
- a CDS encoding glycerate kinase, which translates to MKILICPDSFKDALPAADAARAIARGARRAGGSLELRECPLADGGEGSLDALLAATGAERRTARVHDALGRPTRADWGWHARSRTAYVELAEASGLQQLTPNERTALHSTTLGVGELIREALDAGAEHLLLTLGGSATNDGGAGMLAALGARLRDAEGRELAQGGAALAGLAELDLSGLDPRLAGLRVEAAVDVDNPLLGERGASAVFGPQKGATPEDVDRLDVALARLADVTAEALGEDHRELPGAGAAGGMGFAARAFLGAGLRPGIELVMAQAEVETLMADADLVITGEGQLDGQSLSGKTPVGVSRAARRHGVPVVILAGRLAPGWQAAFDEGVTAAFALADGPMALDEALARCADLLADRTESLVRCWLAAAGGRP; encoded by the coding sequence ATGAAGATCCTGATCTGCCCGGACAGCTTCAAGGATGCCCTGCCCGCGGCCGATGCCGCCCGGGCCATCGCCCGCGGGGCCCGTCGCGCCGGCGGCAGCCTGGAACTCCGGGAATGCCCGCTGGCCGACGGCGGCGAGGGCAGCCTCGATGCCCTGCTGGCCGCCACCGGCGCCGAGCGCCGCACTGCCCGCGTCCACGACGCCCTGGGACGCCCGACCCGGGCCGACTGGGGCTGGCACGCCAGGAGCCGCACCGCCTACGTGGAACTGGCCGAGGCCAGCGGCCTGCAGCAGCTCACGCCCAATGAGCGCACCGCCCTGCACAGCACCACCCTGGGCGTCGGCGAGCTGATCCGCGAGGCGCTGGACGCCGGGGCCGAGCACCTGCTGCTGACCCTCGGGGGCAGCGCCACCAACGATGGCGGGGCGGGGATGCTGGCCGCCCTGGGGGCCCGGCTGCGCGACGCCGAGGGCCGCGAGCTGGCCCAGGGCGGCGCCGCCCTGGCCGGGCTTGCCGAGCTCGACCTGTCCGGCCTCGACCCGCGCCTGGCGGGGCTGCGGGTCGAGGCCGCCGTGGACGTTGATAACCCGCTGCTGGGCGAGCGCGGCGCCAGCGCGGTCTTCGGCCCCCAGAAGGGCGCCACGCCGGAGGATGTCGACCGCCTGGACGTGGCGCTGGCTCGCCTGGCCGATGTCACCGCCGAGGCGCTGGGCGAGGATCATCGCGAGCTGCCGGGGGCGGGGGCCGCGGGCGGCATGGGCTTCGCTGCCCGGGCCTTCCTGGGCGCCGGGCTGCGCCCCGGCATCGAGCTGGTGATGGCCCAGGCCGAGGTCGAGACGCTGATGGCGGACGCCGACCTGGTGATCACCGGCGAGGGCCAGCTCGACGGCCAGAGCCTGTCCGGCAAGACGCCGGTCGGGGTGTCACGGGCCGCGCGCCGGCACGGCGTGCCGGTGGTCATCCTGGCCGGACGCCTGGCGCCGGGCTGGCAGGCCGCCTTCGACGAGGGGGTCACCGCGGCCTTCGCCCTGGCCGACGGTCCCATGGCCCTCGACGAGGCCCTGGCGCGCTGCGCCGACCTGCTGGCCGATCGCACCGAGAGCCTGGTGCGATGCTGGCTCGCCGCGGCCGGCGGCCGGCCTTGA
- a CDS encoding tRNA(Met) cytidine acetyltransferase TmcA gives MTSSRLAPLQETRRRLARCRWRGLVWLTGEAEACRREALALWREEAWQAPLWIAAEPPDGLEASAWLPAAKARTRLGGEQDLVVVDAVSAASGFDPEAFGALVGTLRAGGLLALMTPYDWGHRPDADYRRLADHPWRAEQLTARYLARLARLLHRDARVIRWTAGEVPCLPDLPVASSDQALPAAPPPPGDEACLTLDQAEAVSRLTRLRRRRPLVLTADRGRGKTAALGIACARLLASGEAEILVTAPRPAAVAGLFERLAALCPEGVRRGNAFETAEGRVRFLAPDELANLAERGEVGGPGRLLLVDEAAAIPAPLLGDWLDAFPRIAFATTVHGYEGSGRGFALRFRERLERQTPDWRECHLAEPIRWARGDPLEALTASLLLLDAEPATPSSSAGVPTRRRLDRDALAIDEPRLRALFGLLVQAHYRTTPADLRRLLDGPGVGIATLEAGGHLQGVAVSGDEGGFPADLAERVARGERRPRGHLLAQSLAAHAGEREALTARLRRVLRIAVPADCRRHGLGHCLLAAEVEQARHEGVDLLGASFGAEPGLLAFWQSTGFRAVRLGLTRETATGEHALMVVRPTSSAGEALAERLRTRFQRQLPGLLAFELAELAPAVVLALLAEGPAAPLDEADRRDLADVAFCHREPALARPAIQALVRYRAAGGVSGRDEGLALLAAWAFQGRGATWLALRLGVSGRKGVQAGLRAIVARLLARGDGLSPGEAGR, from the coding sequence ATGACCTCCAGCCGCCTCGCCCCCCTGCAGGAAACCCGCCGCCGGCTCGCCCGCTGCCGCTGGCGCGGCCTGGTATGGCTGACCGGCGAGGCCGAGGCCTGCCGCCGGGAGGCCCTGGCCCTGTGGCGGGAGGAGGCCTGGCAAGCGCCGCTGTGGATCGCCGCCGAGCCGCCCGATGGCCTCGAGGCCTCGGCCTGGCTGCCGGCGGCGAAGGCCCGCACGCGGCTGGGGGGCGAGCAGGACCTGGTGGTCGTCGATGCCGTATCGGCAGCGAGCGGCTTCGACCCCGAGGCCTTCGGGGCGCTGGTCGGCACGCTGCGGGCCGGCGGCCTGCTGGCGCTGATGACTCCTTACGACTGGGGACATCGCCCCGATGCCGACTATCGCCGCCTGGCCGACCACCCCTGGCGGGCGGAACAGCTCACCGCCCGCTACCTGGCGCGCCTCGCCCGGCTGCTGCACCGCGATGCGCGCGTGATCCGCTGGACGGCGGGCGAGGTGCCGTGCCTGCCTGACCTGCCCGTGGCCTCATCAGACCAGGCCCTGCCCGCCGCCCCGCCACCGCCCGGCGACGAGGCCTGCCTGACCCTTGACCAGGCCGAGGCGGTGTCGCGGCTGACCCGGCTGCGCCGTCGCCGCCCGCTGGTGCTGACCGCCGATCGTGGCCGCGGCAAGACGGCGGCGCTGGGCATCGCCTGCGCCCGGCTGCTGGCGTCGGGAGAGGCCGAGATCCTGGTCACGGCCCCGCGCCCGGCGGCGGTGGCCGGGCTCTTCGAGCGCCTGGCGGCGCTCTGCCCCGAGGGCGTCCGGCGGGGCAATGCCTTCGAGACGGCCGAGGGTCGGGTGCGCTTCCTGGCCCCCGACGAGCTGGCAAACCTGGCCGAACGTGGCGAGGTCGGCGGCCCCGGCCGGCTGCTGCTGGTGGACGAGGCGGCGGCGATCCCCGCCCCCCTGCTGGGGGACTGGCTCGATGCCTTCCCGCGCATCGCCTTCGCCACCACCGTGCATGGCTACGAGGGGTCGGGGCGCGGCTTCGCGCTGCGCTTCCGTGAACGGCTCGAGCGGCAGACACCCGACTGGCGAGAGTGCCACCTGGCCGAGCCGATCCGCTGGGCCCGGGGCGATCCTCTGGAGGCGCTCACCGCGAGCCTGCTGCTGCTGGATGCCGAGCCGGCGACACCCTCGTCCTCCGCCGGGGTGCCCACCCGTCGCCGCCTGGACCGCGATGCCCTGGCGATCGACGAGCCACGGCTGCGGGCACTGTTCGGCCTGCTGGTGCAGGCCCACTACCGCACTACGCCCGCCGACCTGCGTCGGCTGCTGGACGGGCCGGGGGTCGGCATCGCGACCCTCGAGGCGGGGGGGCATCTGCAGGGCGTGGCGGTGAGCGGCGACGAGGGCGGCTTTCCGGCCGACCTCGCCGAGCGGGTGGCGCGGGGCGAGCGTCGCCCCCGCGGCCACCTGCTCGCCCAGTCGCTCGCCGCCCATGCCGGGGAGCGCGAGGCGCTGACCGCGCGCCTGCGGCGGGTGCTGCGTATCGCCGTGCCCGCCGATTGTCGCCGCCACGGGCTGGGGCATTGCCTGCTCGCGGCCGAGGTCGAACAGGCCCGCCACGAGGGGGTCGACCTGCTGGGCGCGAGCTTCGGTGCCGAGCCGGGTCTGCTGGCCTTCTGGCAGTCGACCGGGTTCCGGGCCGTCCGCCTGGGGCTGACGCGGGAGACCGCCACCGGGGAGCACGCGCTGATGGTGGTGCGGCCCACCAGCTCGGCGGGGGAGGCCCTCGCCGAGCGCTTGCGGACGCGCTTCCAGCGCCAGCTCCCCGGCCTGCTGGCCTTCGAGCTGGCCGAGCTGGCGCCGGCGGTGGTGCTGGCCCTGCTCGCCGAGGGGCCGGCGGCCCCCCTCGACGAGGCGGACCGTCGCGATCTCGCCGATGTGGCCTTCTGCCATCGTGAGCCGGCCCTGGCCCGCCCGGCGATCCAGGCGCTGGTCAGGTACCGTGCGGCAGGTGGGGTGAGCGGGCGGGATGAGGGGCTGGCGCTGCTGGCGGCCTGGGCCTTCCAGGGGCGTGGGGCGACCTGGCTGGCGCTGCGCCTGGGGGTGTCGGGCAGGAAGGGCGTCCAGGCCGGGTTGCGAGCGATCGTGGCGCGACTCCTCGCCCGTGGTGACGGGCTTTCCCCCGGCGAGGCCGGCCGGTAG
- a CDS encoding Dps family protein: MSDTNTIGLHEASASQLAEKLNELLANYQILYMNVRGYHWNVKGRQFFQLHEKFEEFYTDLLVKVDEVAERILTLGHTPVHAYSDYVKLSRIEEDKDVHDGEACVRGVLVGYQTLIELQRELLSLASDADDEGTAAQAGDYIREQEKTVWMLGAYLG, encoded by the coding sequence ATGAGCGATACCAACACCATCGGCCTGCACGAGGCCAGCGCCAGCCAGCTGGCCGAGAAGCTCAACGAGCTGCTGGCCAACTACCAGATCCTCTACATGAACGTGCGCGGCTATCACTGGAACGTGAAGGGGCGGCAGTTCTTCCAGCTCCACGAGAAGTTCGAGGAGTTCTACACCGACCTGCTGGTCAAGGTCGACGAGGTCGCCGAGCGCATCCTGACCCTGGGCCACACCCCGGTGCATGCCTACAGCGACTACGTGAAGCTCTCCCGCATCGAGGAGGACAAGGACGTGCATGACGGCGAGGCCTGCGTGCGCGGCGTGCTCGTGGGCTACCAGACCCTGATCGAGCTGCAGCGCGAGCTGCTCTCCCTGGCCTCCGACGCCGACGACGAGGGCACCGCCGCCCAGGCCGGCGACTACATCCGCGAACAGGAAAAGACCGTGTGGATGCTGGGCGCCTACCTCGGCTGA
- a CDS encoding aminoacyl-histidine dipeptidase, translating into MNAHLEQLSPRPLWRHFRTLCNTPRPSGHEAALVATLERWADGQGLAHDRDAFGNLRLRKPATPGHEQAPGVILQGHLDMVAQANADHPHDFTRDPIETRVGDDGWLHARHTTLGADNGLGVAAALAILEDDALVHGPLEALFTLEEESSMGGALHLAEGWLEGRVLLNLDSEDRGQVYIGCAGGADVNVDAQLPTAPPATGEQALTLSLTGLSGGHSGIDIHKGRGNANRLLVRVLRALEPLGARLVDYHGGTLRNALPREAFATLLLPDDVLEQAWARVASLETELRTELAGVDEGLSLALEPREEAPAEALTVQASQRLVRALHAAPYGVERMSVEVPGVVETSNNLGVVSLEVGRFHLCALVRSLRDSATADIADRFRALFELIGAETRVENAYPGWTPNPDSPLLARFRRLHQERLGSDPEVKVIHAGLECGILGGKYPQLDMISFGPLIRGAHSPDERVELDSVEEFWTLLRALVEDLATE; encoded by the coding sequence ATGAACGCACATCTCGAACAGCTCTCCCCCCGGCCCCTGTGGCGCCATTTCCGCACCCTCTGCAACACGCCCCGCCCCTCCGGGCACGAGGCCGCCCTGGTGGCGACCCTGGAGCGATGGGCCGACGGCCAGGGCCTGGCCCATGACCGCGACGCCTTCGGCAACCTGCGGCTCCGCAAGCCCGCCACGCCGGGCCACGAGCAGGCGCCCGGGGTGATCCTGCAGGGCCACCTGGACATGGTGGCCCAGGCCAACGCCGACCATCCCCACGACTTCACCCGCGATCCCATCGAGACCCGGGTGGGTGACGACGGCTGGCTGCACGCCCGCCACACCACCCTCGGCGCGGACAACGGCCTCGGCGTGGCGGCGGCGCTGGCGATACTCGAGGACGACGCCCTGGTCCACGGTCCGCTGGAGGCGCTCTTCACCCTGGAGGAGGAGTCCTCCATGGGCGGCGCCCTCCACCTGGCCGAGGGCTGGCTGGAGGGGCGCGTGCTGCTCAACCTGGACTCCGAGGATCGCGGCCAGGTCTACATCGGCTGTGCCGGCGGGGCCGACGTCAACGTGGACGCCCAGCTGCCCACCGCGCCGCCGGCGACCGGGGAGCAGGCGCTGACGCTGTCGCTCACGGGGCTCTCCGGCGGCCACTCCGGCATCGACATCCACAAGGGGCGAGGCAATGCCAACCGGCTGCTGGTGAGGGTGCTGCGCGCCCTGGAGCCCCTCGGGGCGCGACTGGTCGACTACCATGGCGGCACCCTGCGCAATGCCCTGCCGCGGGAGGCCTTCGCCACCCTGCTCCTGCCGGATGACGTCCTGGAGCAGGCCTGGGCACGGGTGGCGTCGCTGGAAACCGAGCTGCGCACCGAGCTGGCCGGCGTCGACGAGGGACTCTCCCTGGCCCTGGAGCCCCGGGAAGAGGCACCGGCGGAGGCCCTGACGGTCCAGGCCAGCCAGCGGCTGGTCCGCGCCCTGCACGCGGCGCCCTACGGCGTCGAGAGGATGAGCGTCGAGGTGCCCGGCGTGGTGGAGACCTCCAACAACCTGGGGGTGGTCAGCCTGGAGGTGGGCCGCTTCCACCTCTGTGCCCTGGTGCGCTCGCTGCGTGACAGCGCCACGGCGGACATCGCCGACCGCTTCCGGGCGCTGTTCGAGCTGATCGGGGCCGAGACCCGGGTCGAGAACGCCTACCCGGGGTGGACGCCGAACCCGGACAGCCCCCTGCTGGCGCGCTTCCGTCGCCTGCATCAGGAGCGGCTGGGGAGCGACCCGGAGGTGAAGGTGATCCATGCCGGCCTGGAGTGCGGCATCCTGGGCGGCAAGTATCCGCAACTGGACATGATCTCCTTCGGGCCGCTGATCCGCGGCGCCCATTCGCCGGACGAGCGGGTGGAGCTGGACTCGGTGGAGGAGTTCTGGACGCTGCTGCGCGCACTGGTGGAGGATCTGGCCACCGAATAA
- a CDS encoding sulfite exporter TauE/SafE family protein, whose product MTLLEALALLTIGTLAGFINVLSAGGSMLTLPLLMFLGLPPQAANGTNRVSIALQSISAVTSFFRAGARHVGLSLRLSVPAVVGSLLGAWLALQTGDALFEAILITVMACSAVLMLLPQPRLDTRPLTPERLTPAVYLAMFAIGLYGGFIQVGVGVLFIVVLYRMLKIDLAQVNVFKVLIVLIYTLPALAIFLVNDQVRWSYGLVLAGGSMLGAWLAVKVNMSPRGAFVVKWLTVAVIAAIILRLLLG is encoded by the coding sequence ATGACCTTGCTCGAGGCACTCGCCCTGCTGACCATCGGGACCCTGGCCGGCTTCATCAACGTGCTCTCCGCCGGGGGGTCGATGTTGACGCTGCCGCTGCTGATGTTCCTGGGACTGCCGCCCCAGGCCGCCAACGGCACCAACCGGGTCTCCATTGCCCTGCAGAGCATCTCGGCGGTGACCAGCTTCTTCCGTGCCGGCGCCCGTCACGTGGGCCTCTCGCTGCGGCTGTCGGTGCCGGCGGTGGTCGGTTCGCTTCTGGGGGCCTGGCTGGCCCTGCAGACCGGCGATGCGCTGTTCGAGGCGATCCTGATCACGGTGATGGCGTGCTCGGCGGTGCTGATGCTTCTGCCCCAGCCGCGCCTGGATACCCGCCCGTTGACCCCGGAGCGCCTCACCCCCGCGGTCTATCTGGCGATGTTCGCCATCGGCCTCTACGGCGGGTTCATCCAGGTCGGGGTGGGCGTCCTGTTCATCGTGGTGCTCTATCGCATGCTGAAGATCGACCTCGCCCAGGTGAACGTCTTCAAGGTGCTGATTGTGCTGATCTATACCCTGCCGGCCCTGGCGATCTTCCTGGTCAATGACCAGGTGCGCTGGAGCTATGGCCTGGTGCTGGCGGGGGGCAGCATGCTGGGGGCCTGGCTGGCGGTGAAGGTCAACATGAGCCCGCGCGGGGCCTTCGTCGTCAAGTGGCTGACCGTCGCGGTCATCGCCGCGATCATCCTGCGGCTGCTGCTGGGCTAG
- the rmuC gene encoding DNA recombination protein RmuC: protein MNELLQGAAPAWVSWGLAGLLAVVVAMALRWRQRLATAEARRHALEQERPDLEAAVRRLEQELSQSDAQLDASRERLAALETELAGTRDRLAEQRERSARLETEREQMALRHREQLALLEEARERLKEEFRQLAGRIFEERQQAFSAQSRDGLEATLRPFREQVDQFRRRVEELHGQQSRDSGSLKAQLEQLAGLNARLGEEAAGLARALKGDQKAQGHWGELMLETVLERSGLRRDIEYRREVSLQGEQGRQRPDAVIYLPDDRHLIVDAKVSLVAWTRVVNAEEEGEREAAMKAHLQSLRSHVAGLAGKDYPALPGLHSPDFVFLFVPVEPAFAAAFERDPTLFQEAFDRQVVVVTPTTLLASLRTVAGLWSLERQNENARLIGDRAEKLLAKFGGFVESLEDVGRHLERASDSHRRAMGRLSSGQGSLVAQATELQRLGVRMKKPLPTELVRAAGGDEATGDDAAGEGVKDREEPASGRG from the coding sequence ATGAACGAACTGCTGCAGGGGGCCGCTCCGGCCTGGGTGTCGTGGGGGCTGGCGGGGCTGCTGGCGGTGGTGGTGGCCATGGCGCTGCGCTGGCGGCAGCGGCTGGCGACCGCCGAGGCACGACGGCACGCCCTGGAACAGGAGCGCCCCGATCTCGAGGCCGCCGTGCGCCGGCTGGAGCAGGAGCTCTCCCAGAGCGACGCCCAGCTGGACGCCAGCCGCGAGCGCCTGGCGGCCCTCGAGACTGAGCTCGCCGGGACGCGCGACCGGCTGGCCGAGCAGCGTGAGCGGTCCGCCCGGCTGGAGACCGAGCGCGAGCAGATGGCGCTGCGTCATCGCGAGCAGCTGGCCCTGCTGGAGGAGGCCCGGGAGCGGCTCAAGGAGGAGTTCCGCCAGCTGGCCGGTCGCATCTTCGAGGAGCGTCAGCAGGCCTTCTCGGCGCAGAGCCGCGACGGCCTCGAGGCGACGCTGCGCCCGTTCCGCGAGCAGGTCGACCAGTTCCGCCGACGGGTCGAGGAGCTCCACGGCCAGCAGAGCCGGGACAGCGGCTCCCTCAAGGCCCAGCTCGAGCAGCTCGCCGGGCTCAACGCGCGCCTCGGCGAGGAGGCCGCGGGCCTCGCCCGGGCGCTCAAGGGGGACCAGAAGGCCCAGGGCCACTGGGGAGAGCTGATGCTGGAGACGGTGCTCGAGCGCAGCGGCCTGCGCCGGGACATCGAGTACCGCCGCGAGGTCTCCCTCCAGGGCGAGCAGGGGCGCCAGCGTCCCGATGCGGTGATCTACCTGCCCGACGACCGTCACCTGATCGTCGATGCCAAGGTGTCGCTGGTCGCCTGGACCCGGGTGGTCAACGCCGAGGAGGAGGGCGAGCGCGAGGCGGCCATGAAGGCTCACCTGCAGTCGCTGCGCAGCCATGTGGCCGGCCTCGCGGGCAAGGACTACCCGGCCCTGCCGGGGCTCCACTCGCCGGACTTCGTGTTCCTCTTCGTGCCGGTGGAGCCGGCCTTCGCCGCGGCCTTCGAGCGCGACCCCACGCTCTTTCAGGAGGCCTTCGACCGCCAGGTGGTGGTGGTCACCCCGACCACCCTGCTGGCGAGCCTGCGTACCGTGGCGGGCCTGTGGAGCCTGGAGCGACAGAACGAGAACGCGCGCCTCATCGGCGACCGGGCCGAGAAGCTGCTGGCCAAGTTCGGTGGCTTCGTCGAGAGCCTCGAGGACGTGGGGCGTCACCTGGAGCGGGCGAGCGACAGCCATCGCCGGGCCATGGGTCGGCTCTCCAGCGGCCAGGGCAGCCTGGTGGCCCAGGCCACTGAGCTGCAGCGGCTGGGGGTGCGCATGAAGAAGCCGCTGCCGACGGAGCTGGTGCGGGCCGCCGGCGGCGACGAAGCAACAGGCGACGACGCGGCAGGCGAAGGGGTGAAAGACAGGGAGGAGCCGGCGTCGGGGCGCGGCTGA